Proteins co-encoded in one Anabas testudineus chromosome 8, fAnaTes1.2, whole genome shotgun sequence genomic window:
- the ppp1caa gene encoding protein phosphatase 1, catalytic subunit, alpha isozyme a, with protein MAEPDKLNIDSIIQRLLEVKGSRPGKNVQLTENEIRGLCLKSREIFLSQPILLELEAPLKICGDVHGQYYDLLRLFEYGGFPPESNYLFLGDYVDRGKQSLETICLLLAYKIKYPENFFLLRGNHECASINRIYGFYDECKRRYNIKLWKTFTDCFNCLPVAAIVDEKIFCCHGGLSPDLQSMEQIRRVMRPTDVPDQGLLCDLLWADPDKDVLGWGENDRGVSFTFGADVVAKFLHKHDMDLICRAHQVVEDGYEFFAKRQLVTLFSAPNYCGEFDNAGAMMSVDETLMCSFQILKPADKKLYPYGSGGGMGSGRPVTPPRNSAKAAKAKK; from the exons atggcGGAGCCGGACAAATTAAACATCGACTCTATAATTCAGCGTCTGTTGGAAG tcaAGGGCTCTCGGCCAGGGAAGAACGTCCAACTTACAGAGAATGAGATTCGTGGGCTTTGCCTCAAGTCTCGTGAAATCTTCCTGAGCCAGCCAATCCTTCTTGAACTAGAGGCTCCCCTCAAAATCTGTG gTGATGTCCACGGTCAGTACTATGATCTTCTCCGGCTGTTTGAATATGGAGGATTCCCCCCAGAAAGCAACTACTTGTTCCTGGGTGACTATGTAGACAGAGGGAAGCAGTCACTGGAGACTATCTGTCTGCTTCTAGCCTACAAGATAAAATACCCAGAGAACTTTTTCCTGCTGCGTGGCAACCATGAATGCGCCTCTATTAATCGAATCTATGGCTTTTATGATGAGT gTAAGCGACGGTATAACATTAAGCTGTGGAAAACCTTCACAGACTGCTTCAACTGTTTACCTGTGGCTGCCATTGTAGATGAGAAAATCTTTTGCTGTCATGGAG GCCTTTCTCCTGATCTTCAATCGATGGAGCAGATCCGCAGGGTAATGCGCCCCACAGATGTGCCTGACCAGGGTTTGTTGTGCGACCTGCTGTGGGCTGATCCAGACAAAGATGTCCTGGGCTGGGGTGAAAACGACCGCGGTGTCTCCTTCACATTTGGGGCAGACGTGGTGGCCAAATTTTTGCACAAACATGACATGGACCTAATATGCAGGGCACATCAG GTTGTAGAAGACGGTTATGAGTTTTTCGCAAAGAGGCAACTTGTCACTCTATTCTCGGCACCCAACTACTGTGGAGAGTTTGACAACGCCGGTGCCATGATGAGTGTGGATGAGACACTCATGTGCTCTTTCCAG ATTCTAAAGCCAGCAGATAAGAAATTGTATCCTTATGGCAGTGGTGGAGGAATGGGATCTGGGAGGCCGGTCACCCCGCCACGTAATTCAGCCAAGGCTGCCAAGGCCAAGAAATAA